In the genome of Podospora pseudocomata strain CBS 415.72m chromosome 7, whole genome shotgun sequence, the window ACATGACTCTTGAACTTCCGAATCCTCTAAGAGCCCCACTTTCTCACCTTTCTGATCAGAAAGACTTTAGGCCTGTAGCTGCACCCTAAACTAATATTACTTTTTCTAATGCTTTACTTAAAAATAATTGACTAATTTAATTGGCTTTCACAATTAAATAATAAAAAGCAGTAATGAACTTATTACTTTTTACTTTATACCTTAATTTTGAGATAAAATTATTTCCCAAACAGCCTTTTGTaacggttccaggagtgtattacaactatctggtgacgactctacgagtacaccgaacttgaagaagaaaaggaaaaggggaatagaaggtttgtcgacatgagcctctggtatggctgagggtgttggccagtgcgcggtgatagaaggttctggagtagtggtctgtgcgttctgggaatagcttcaccagggccgagggttgccgaggtccatgccaggctcagcctgttacaCCTTTCACTATAGCGCAGGTAAAAAAAAGCCTCTCTACTTACTCTTGGCCTAAGTGAAGCATCTGACCTAGCAAATCAGCTAGTTAGCATTTGAAGCATTTGTTGCTTCAAAGATAGCATTAAGCGTCTCGACGAAAAAAGCTCTGAGCAATAGACAGCTGCatgttacgtcccaagcgtaatacccctatacaggaaccactgggtggtacccgaggtgctgggcacctcagccaatcattgggccagggatggaaagacccacaagcccccgtgcaaccaatcaggagttgctcagtctgatcagtggccaagaccactgagcacactgagcaaggtacaaagatacttcagaaatatatgtagacagcttgacataaataggggggagcgccgggcgctccccgtatcgaggaatctgattcctcatgcaagcaattcaagttcatttgtctacaatctactttcagtagctctttgttagaacaacctgttgttgacagtgaacccgtgtctgagacgcttgccacaaccttcgattatcctgtcatattcacctctggcgtactgccttgcagtctgtatccatttctggtgcaggttgtaacactgCAACCTAAATTAAAATTAAAACTAGAATATAAGTGTGTAGATAAAGTGTAAGTACTAACGTAATAACTATAAATTAAAGGCTTATTGCGTAATAGTGCTAGGCGAGGCGCGGCCGACCGCTCAGAAAACGGCAGCCTCGACGGCAACACATAGATTACACTAGGACCCTCTTTTCCTCCAACACAAGATTTTGTGCGATGCGAGCCCTCATGCGGGTTAGACTGGATGGAAGTGTTCTTGACGAGAAGGTTGCAGCCTGCATATTGCGAATTGCAGCTCAGCCCAAGTACTTTGCAGGAGAAGAACCAAACTCGGCCACTCTCTCCCACCGCTCGCAAAGTGCTGGATGTTCAGCCTATCAAGGTGTGAGGATCATTCCGGCTGGGCAACTCGGCACCTCCCAATCTGTCATCTGTCTTTTTGTTTGATACACGATAGGGTGTCAGACCCGaaaggcggtggtggtgaaggcggtATAGAGTCGGACTGATAGTAGAGGTCTGCTATCAAAAGGGCAATGGTGTCCGGTGACACAGCatgtcttcttctctcaGTTAGAGACGGGCGATGTCGGACATTCGGGGATGCTCCTGACCTGCTAATCTTGGGATAAGGACGGCACTATGCGCATCAGGAGGCAATCCACAGCGAGGGTGCGAGGGTCCTTTGTCTGTGTCTGAACAGAGTCAAGCGCCATTGTTACGATGCTCCTCCCAAGTCGAAATTCCGCCAGCCGGGTCTTTCCCGCCACTGGACATTTTTGGAGAAGCAGGTGGAGTCAGCGTGGGTTGAAAGgaaccatcaaccaccacgcaAATACCCTGGTCCAAAAGATCGATCGCCATGGGGTGGGGCCCGCAGCCAACgacggaagaggaagaaacgGGCGCACAGGGCAAAGCTGGCATTTCGAGAAATGGAAACGGCCGTTATTGTGAAATTGTGAAGTTGCCGCCGTTTTTCAGTTGGCCTTTGCCCAGCGCCACGGCCCGGGGCTCTGGTGATCAGCACAAGCACAAGCACAACTCTGGGCACAGGCTATGCTGCGCTGTGCCTTGTGGAAATGTAGGAAGAGAACGTGTGCTTCCACGCCGCCTTTTCCTTCGTCTCAACCAAACCAGAGTGACGGACGGCGTCACAAGCGGCGGCAGAGTCAGTCCGCCTCCGATGGCCAAAAGTAAAAAGTATAAAAGCTTTTCGGTCGCATTATTCATATTGGTCATGCTGTGAATAAAAGCGAAGAAAAAAGGGACCTGCCCGGCCCCGTTTTGTCTTGGTGTTACGTTTTTCATCACCATccgtttttgtttgttgccaTGGGCGGGCATTGCGGGCGGAGTGACCTCAGCACTAACAGCCAACCAAAGGGGGGACTCAGCCAACATCCCACTCTCGACCCGCTCTTctctcgtcgtcgccatCTCATCAGCCAAGCGCAGCCAAGTGCCAAGGTGGTGGACCCGGCTCCTCGCTTTTGAGGGCAACCCTGCgtcgcccccctccctctctcttgttCCCTGCATTTCGCGACGGCACGGCCCCATCGCTGGACACGACCATATCCCCTCCTTGAACCGCTCCGCCAGGTCTCAAAAACCTGATATTTTGCCGCATTCCCGCTCTGCTTTTGACATTTTGCGTGTTTGTGTGACATTTTCACCCTCTCGCAACTCAACTCTTCTCCCAAACCAAAAGGACAACGTCATCTGCACGTCGACTTACCACCGACGACCCTGCTTTTCGACCAGGCCTTCCAGAAGACTACCTCACCTTCCAGCATTTCACTCTTGGGTCGACGGCCGAACGACCTGCTTCTctaacaccaccacccccaaacaacccaccGGCCTTTCAAACTACCAACCTCAGATTTCGACGTGATGGCTCTGCTGTTATAGCAATACGGTCCCTAGGGACACCGCCTTGTACGCCACTTGCAAGCCATAAGGTAGAGGACTGCTCTCGTCGCAGACTTCAGACTCCGCCCACAGCGGACACTCACGATATCATTTCTCTATCAACAAACCAGCAACatccacacacccacacacacatatcTCGACCGCTGGACTCTTACTGCCCTTTCTTCCACTCCCAGGACATCTGTTATCCTGCCGGTTGAGCCACCAGCTCGACGGCCACTTATACTCACATCCCGTTCTCGAAAATGGAACAACACCGATACACACCTCACGACTATGCGACATCAAATGTGTTGGCATGGACCACGACAAACTCCGCCAATGTGGAGCCATcagtggaagaagatgcGGGGGCTGATACGGACGAGCCACCGGATTGTCCGCCGCCAATGTCCCCCTTATCAAATCACTTCAAGCGAACTGCCATCCGCCGAGGCAGCGAGCAGCACGAATCCCTCCTGACCAAGGCTTTCCAAAGCCATTCAGATGAGGAATCTCACGATGCGACGTCTCTTGCTAGAAGGCGGAGACgctccatcaccagcaactTCAGCATCGCCTCGACTGCTGAGCTGACCTGCGATACCGGGCTTACCACGCCTGCGCGCACCAGCTCACCCAGCCCTCGCTTCTCCAGCATCGGCTTCGTTCCCCTCATGGGCAAGACGCCCGTGCCGGTTGTGCGCATTGAGCGGGATAGCGACGCCGCGGTACAGGCCTTGGCCAAGAAGAGATGCATCTCTTTTGCCTGCGCGGCGAAGCCCAAGACCGATGATAAGGTCTCgatgccaccacctcccaagcccacAGATAATGGGACGAAGTCGCAAGCGGCACCGAAGAAAACCACCATCAAGTTCGCCTGCCCCGCTGCGCCCCCCAAGACGGCGGGCGCACAGACTCGCCCGATGACTCCTGTTCCCAGAGATGTTCGTGTTCAGAAGCCACGGACTCCCTCGACGGTTCGGGCACGGCCCTCGACACCCCGCAGAACTTCCAACAGCCCCATTGCCATTCAGAGCAAGAAGTGGATTGCTGCTAATGCCAATGACCTTGACAGCGAGAATGCTCACTTTCACGAGTTCGCCAGTGAAACTCCCCAAGAAGATGACTGGATCAGGCATGATGATGTCCACAAGCCCAAGCTGACCATCCAGGATACGCTTCaaaaggagatggagatccGGAAGCTCGGCAAGgaagctgaagaggaggcggaggctgaggaggaagagctcgatgaagaagtggatgaggacgaagatggcgaggaagatgacgatgacgatgagtCTCCGAatggcgatgatggggacgacgacgatgatctGGACGACGAggctgacgaggaagaggttgaagaggaagaggaagacgacgtCAATGTTGGATACAACTGGGATGACGAGGCTTCTGACGGCTACAAAACCGACAACGAAATTGGTTTTGCCGAGtccgacgatgaagatgatgggtTACTTCTCTGGACCACCCGCGTTGGTCACCATCAGACTCTGTCTGGGGCTGTTTTGTCGGCTGCTCGGAGACTGTCTGTCGGCGAGAGTTCTGATTCCTCTGCCGGTGAGGGCAAGTCGAACCTTGTTCGCAAGAAGACAAAGCGCTCCAGATCCCGCCCCGTACCCTTCCGCCCTGCCACTCCTGAGCTTCCCGACAGCACCGATTTTGTCTGCGGTACTTTGGATGAGGACAGGCCGCTGGAGGATGCCTACATCTCTTGCGTAGAGGCGCGGAAGCGCGACAAGGTGCCAGTCATTCCTCAGGATATCGATCCCAGTTTCCCCACCTCGGACATCGAAGACGAACCCGAAGAGCCCTATGGCAAGGGTTATGGAGAGAGCGACGAGCATGGCTGGCTTCACGGCGAGTTCGAGGACCTGCACCACGAGCGTGACCGTCGCGGACGCAAGAGCGGCAAGGGCCCATCTCCCAAGCGATTCCGCTCGCCCCCTCCCAAGCGCCGTCTTTCTCCCGCCCCTAAGATGCGCGGCCGTTCTCCCCTGAAGCCCACTGAGCGCGCTTCCCCTCGCAGGTTCAAGTCACCAGCCCCGATTTCCATGGCGTACAGGTCTTCTGCCTCGCCCTCACCTGGTCAGGACAGCGATCACGTTGCTTTCAAGGCACTTGCATTCCGCCCTGGTCTCGGCCTCCCCCACACCAAGTCCCTTCCCAAGGCACCGGGCATGTTTCTGAAGCAGAAGGCccgcaaggccaaggttgccgccgaggagaaggactcGACCCATGTCCGCGGTGCCATTGACATTGTCAAGGGTCTCGAACAGAAGAGACAGCGTCGCAAGGAAAAGTACCACCAAAAGTACTGTAGCCGCGCGCGCAAGGAAaaggcgaaggagaaggctcACCCGAAACGCACGATCCCCGGCGAGGGAGCAGAGCGTATGAGGGAGCTTGGTCTCACGATGGCGGGCAAGAATCCCGGTCATTATGTTCTTTCCATCTAAACGGAAGGCTATCTGATTTGCATCGCAAGGGCATACACTGGGGTTcatacaccacagcattCATCTGGGGCGGTCATCATGATTATTCACGAGCCTGGCGTACAaatttcttgtttctttctcACGACCACGGCGTTTTCACACATtgcctttcttttttttggtctaTTCCTCCTTAGTAATTATCTCGCCCGGGTCCAGGCTGGCTGGCTAGTTTTCAACAACGCCGGTGACGGTCGACCTGGTACAACTCTATGTACATAAAGGCACAACTTTTTTGTAGTTGCAATGCATCTTCCCGTCTCTTCAGGGAATCAAGAATATACATTTTGAACCATTTTGGAGTTTTGCGATCAGTGACTGTTTGATGCTTGAGCAAATGGGTGCTCAGCCCAACCATGTGTGTACATGATGCAAGtaaagggggttggtgtgggTTAAGACGTTATTGGAGTGCCGAGGCTGCACACGATCACGATCAAGCTCATGGTTACGAATCATTTAAATCGGATGTTTACGCCTCCATTTCGCGTTGGACCAGGCAATGAAAATCGAAGATGCGCGCCTCACCATCAGCGTCAGCATttcccaacaacacctttGTAGAAAGGGAGATGCCCCCTTTTCAAGGTTCAGGGGTCAGGTGACTATCTGCCTGATATTTCAGGTATCAACCAGCTGTCATTCTGGGTGCTGCCACTTGGGGTCACGGGCGGT includes:
- a CDS encoding hypothetical protein (EggNog:ENOG503Q3K5; COG:S); this encodes MEQHRYTPHDYATSNVLAWTTTNSANVEPSVEEDAGADTDEPPDCPPPMSPLSNHFKRTAIRRGSEQHESLLTKAFQSHSDEESHDATSLARRRRRSITSNFSIASTAELTCDTGLTTPARTSSPSPRFSSIGFVPLMGKTPVPVVRIERDSDAAVQALAKKRCISFACAAKPKTDDKVSMPPPPKPTDNGTKSQAAPKKTTIKFACPAAPPKTAGAQTRPMTPVPRDVRVQKPRTPSTVRARPSTPRRTSNSPIAIQSKKWIAANANDLDSENAHFHEFASETPQEDDWIRHDDVHKPKLTIQDTLQKEMEIRKLGKEAEEEAEAEEEELDEEVDEDEDGEEDDDDDESPNGDDGDDDDDLDDEADEEEVEEEEEDDVNVGYNWDDEASDGYKTDNEIGFAESDDEDDGLLLWTTRVGHHQTLSGAVLSAARRLSVGESSDSSAGEGKSNLVRKKTKRSRSRPVPFRPATPELPDSTDFVCGTLDEDRPLEDAYISCVEARKRDKVPVIPQDIDPSFPTSDIEDEPEEPYGKGYGESDEHGWLHGEFEDLHHERDRRGRKSGKGPSPKRFRSPPPKRRLSPAPKMRGRSPLKPTERASPRRFKSPAPISMAYRSSASPSPGQDSDHVAFKALAFRPGLGLPHTKSLPKAPGMFLKQKARKAKVAAEEKDSTHVRGAIDIVKGLEQKRQRRKEKYHQKYCSRARKEKAKEKAHPKRTIPGEGAERMRELGLTMAGKNPGHYVLSI